The nucleotide sequence ctcggtctggactcaggcctgcaggatgggagaatgttagaaaacgagagattttcaggcaaaactaatataaagttaatgttgtgatacaaaactacaaccactaataataatatacctcatgttttaataatgccaagacaatacaagataaacattaatgacttacaatgaaaaacaagatggagatagacaaattaggaaagaaataggtatctatagagtattactgtgtgtgtgtgtgtgtgtgtgtgtgtgtgtgtgtgtgtgtgtgtgtgtgtgtgtgtgtgtgtgtgtgtgtgtcactaatttctatctctttctctctctctcctgagagactgtttcatattgctgtacatcaacatgaaatatcaccacacaagcctctctctctttctctgcacctcacaacacaacacaacactttatcacactaatcagtaaacaataccaaaagctccccttctgcaggcctgactcctccctttcattcagaccctttctttccctctcttctcagcttgcccgccttcgtatctgcctctatatttactctttgattcaagtatacaactctacaccatactgacctataggtacagtgcaaatagcttttcttcctccctgttttttcctgtctctctgcctgtctgcctcttttctccctctctactgactcatggctcaaaagatacaagtctaattaagctttgaacctctctgtctctacaatatcataaaacctcaacactccaaactaAAACTTCAActcctgccaacacctacctgtctctctgccctccaaaccaaaccaaccctgccaacacctacctgtctctctgcctcagtcagtcagtcagtcagtcagtcagtcagtcagtcagtcagccattcaaccagccagctagccattcaaccaaccagccaatcaatcagtcactcagctagtcagtcagtcagtcagtcagtcagtcagtcagtcagtcagtcagtcagtcagccagtcagtcagccattcaaccagccagctagccattcaaccaactagccaatcaatcagctgtcactcagctagtcagtcagtcagtcagtcagtcagtcagtcagtcagtcagtcagtcagccattcaaccagccagctagccattcaaccaaccagccaatcaatcagtcactcagctagtcagtcagtcagtcagtcagtcagtcagtcagtcagtcagtcagtcagtcagtcagtcagtcagtcagccattcaaccagccagctagccattcaaccaaccagccaatcaatcagtcactcagttagtcagtcagtcagtcagtcagtcagtcagtcagtcagtcagtcagtcagtcagttagccattcaaccagccagctggCCATTCCAGCAagccagccaataaatcagtcactcagctagtcagtcagtcagtcagtcagtcagtcagtcagtcagtcagccattcagccagccagctaggcaaccaaccagccaatcaatcagtcactcagctagtcagtcagtcagtcagtcagtcagtcagctcagtcagtcagtcagtcagccagtcagtcagccattcaaccagccagctagccattcaagcaactagccaatcaatcagtcagtcagtcagtcagtcagtcagtcagtcagtcaggtcagtcagtcagtcagccattcaaccagccagctagccattcaaccaagcagccaatcaatcagtcactcagctagtcagttagtcagtcagtcagtcagtcagtcagtcagtcagtcagtcagtcagtcagtcagtcagtcagtcagccattcaaccaggccagctagccattcaaccaaccagccaatcaatcagtcactcagttagtcagtcagtcagtcagtcagtcgatcagtcagtcagtcagtcagtcagttagccattcaaccagccagctagtcattcaaaccaaccagccaatcaatcagtcactcagctagtcagtcagtcagtcagtcagtcagtcagtcagtcagtcagtcagtcagtcagtcagtcagccattcaaccagccagctaggcattcaaccaaccagccaatcaatcagtcactcagctagctcagtcagtcagtcagtcgtcagtcagtcagtcagttagtcagtcagtcagccagtcagtcagccattcaaccagccaggcTAGCCATTCAACAAACTagctaatcaatcagtcactcagcctgtcagtcagtcagtcagtcagtcagtcagtcagccattcaaccagccagtcagtcagccattcaaccaaccagccaatcaatcagtcactcagctagtcagttagtcggtcagtcagtcagtaagtcagtcagtcagtcagtcagtcagccattcaaccagccagctagccattcaaccaaccagccaatcaatcagtcactcagttagtcagtcagtcagtcagtcagtcagtcagtcagtcagtcagtcagttagccattcaaccagccagctagccattcgacaaaccagccaatcaatcagtcactcagctagtcagtcagtcagtcagttagtcagtcagtcagtcagtcagtcagtcagtcagtcagtcagtcagtcagtcggtcagtcagccattcaaccagccagctaggcattcaaccaaccagccaatcaatcagtcactcagctagtcagtcagtcagtcagtcagtcagtcagtcagtcagtcagtcagccatctcAACCAACCAgttagccacccaactagcgtAACCGGCCAGtccaatcagtcactcagccagtcagtcagtcagtcagttagtaagccagccaacaagcaagccagccagccagtcagtcagtcagtcagtcagtcagtcactcagccagcgagtcagccggccagccagtcagttagttctgtgggcctgtgtatggttctggtgggcgtctgtttggtttgtgttagagTTCAGCTAGCcctggtctgtgtttggtctctgggccatagatgcagcaagaccggttcaaaattccaagcactgacgcacacagactaccacctcatgcctgcttggtgtgaaagagtctgctgggtgACAAATGACCTAcgcagcaacttgtatcagtcccccagatgtgtctcctggaagctcagtgttatggatgcagtgtgacatgctgacttaggggagggctgtctgtcgtgggctgcaccttgctgtggctaagaaaaggctgtgtttgtttgaagtgctgtactggtcatgctggggaagtgtacaggccaccattagtagtagaaatgttgcactagaatgaaattagttgggaaatgtaatgcataattattggcagggaaaagatggtgacagggatgctgggacgtgcttcttATACACCGtagtggccgccccttggtgattggcggtaccttatagggcatcaaggggcagttattgtagtctcatcttacagcaaaacaagtaaaagaaaaaaaatagtaataataataataatataaaaaaatttttttatcattgtcttgatgagcacaaatctttccctgccaatacataaacaacacatatttttcactaaattttaccattgtagtacacatttatactagtgaATGATGACCTcatagactttccaggcatgacaacacttgaaacacaaccattttgttagctacagcatagagcagccaccagacagccttcccccacgtcagcatgtcacacactgaatctgtcagtctgctttcaagaacacatgagggactaacaggaattgccatgtacttaatttcctgcagattctttcacaccaaggagtagcaagttggaagtctgtgattgtaacctatcctgctcaatttcagcttctattctaatctctactttatctccatatagttccattttggccataagtcactgtttacttaatcaatccctcctaagacactgcacttttttcagattataaagctgataggtctcggtagggggttgacaggccttggtgaagcttgagagggccttggtggggggctgacagggtttggtagggcttggcaggggtgacagcaaaggcttctgtttaaaatctcacatctcaagtcACCTCATtgcttgagaggtgacaaaggaaaacttggcagagcttgacagggattggtagaggtgacagaggcaggcaggagtgacaggggataggcaaggaacacctcaaaattaatgtacacgcatgtacagaccgactgcccctctaaaagtgcttcaaactttccttgttttgtataagcagagcacctggtacactcacgggcacacagcacccccggagCGTCCCCCAACACCTTAGGGcccgggaaagggggggtcccaggccgggatggaaataaataaataaaaataaaagctggaaccggccttacctttcttgagggcgtcttctttatgtctgtacatatttccatggtggcacacgctactagccgccccctgaacacgcccctcgccacctcacgcatgtacagaccgactgcccctctcctgaaaagcaacaaattcagccctatgtCAAGTCTGACTcagtgcctgtttacatttctctgctaggtctctgtcagggctcaggcgtgtataatgggagaatgatagaaaacgaaagattttcaggggaaactagttataagtctagtataaaataccgtgatacaaccactaataatgtcttaataatgcactttttcctaacagtatactgaggtcgacaaactgaaaggctttggagtagtcaacaaggCAGGATTTCACTAATGAATTGCTTGGAGAGTATGTCAGTCACACAGAATcatctttttgccttgtgactaattcttaatgtctcggttaggttaggttaggttgatttaatttaattgggttagggttagggttaggttaggttaggttaggttaggtcaggtcagggttaggttgggttaggtttggttaggtcaggttaggttaggttaggttaggttaggtcaggtcaggtcaggttaggttaggttaggttaggtaaggttaggttagggttagggttaggttaaaaaaaaaaaaaatgtttttttttttcaggtagagGGTAaattaggttgtttttgtggtacagatttaaggtacagtgacacatggtacagtggcttatggtgaaggtagacaaggccttcctgcaccattagcaccatagagtgagtgctgtggtactgtagcactgaaatattgagcagaacacaaaaaaaaaagtattttttttttttcaggtgagggcaagatgggttgtttttgtggtacagttttgaggtacagtgacgcatggtacaatcgcttatggtgaaggtagacaaggcctttcCTGCACCAATAgtatcatagggtacagtgatgtggtattgtagcactgaaaatattaagaacacagaaaaaaaaaacgatatatttttttttttttttaagtgagggccagttaagGTTAagtatttggaggaggaggcagtttaaatgtacagtgacgcatggtatagtggcttatggtgcaggtagacaaggccttcctgcaccattagcaccacagagagagagagagagagagagagagagagagagagagagagagagagagagagagagagagagagagagagagagagagagagacttaacttaaacctaactaactgaattaatataaacctaatcatgatagaaaaagaaataaagaaaaaataaaagctgcaaaccggccttacctttcttgagaagcgtcttttttatgtttttacatatttccctggtggcagacgctactagccgccccctggtgacacccctcgccacctcacacatgtacagaccgactttgcccgctttaaaaagcaaacAAATTCACCtttcctatatcaagtctgactggtgcgtttgtttacatttctctgggtctcggtctggactcaggcctgcaggatgatgggagaatgttagaaaacgagagattttcaggcaaaactaatataagttaatgttgtgatacaaaactacaaccactaataataatatacctcatgttttaataatgcaagagacaatacaagataaacattaatgacttacaatgaaaaacaagatggagatagacaaattaggaaagaaataggtttctatagagtattactgtgtgtgtgtgtgtgtgtgtgtgtgtgtgtgtgtgtgtgtgtgtgtgtgtgtcactaatttctatctctttctctctctcctgagaactatttcatattgctgtgcACGGTtgacatgaaatatcaccacctgacaagcctctctctctctttctctgaacctcacaacacaacacaacactttatcacaactaatcagtaaacaataccaaaagctccccttctgcaggcctgactcctccctttcattcagaccctttctttccctctctctcaagctTGCCCGCCTTCATATCTGCACGTCTATGTTTACTCTTCCCagttcaagtatacaactctacaccatactgacctataggtacagtgcaaaatagcttttcttcctccctgtttttcctgtctctctgcctgtctgcctctttctccctctctactgactcatggctcaaagatacaagtctaattaagctttgaacctctctgtctctacaatatcataaaacctcaacactccaaaccaaaccaaccctgccaacacctacctgtctctctgcctcagtcagtcagtcagtcagtcagtcagtcagtcagtcagtcagccattcaaccagccagctagccattcaaccaaccagccaatcaatcagtcactcagctagtcagtcagtcagtcagtcagtcagtcagtcagtcagtcaatcagtcagtcagtggtcagccattcagccagccagctagccattcaaccaactagccaatcaatcagtcactcagctagtcagtgagtcagtcagtcagtcagtcaaattgATGAATCaggtaagtcagtcagtcagtcagccattcaaccaaccagccaatcaatcagtcactcagctagtcagttagtcagtcagtcagtcagtcagtcagtcagtcagtcagtcagtcagtcagtcagtcaggtaagccattcaaccagccagctagccattcaaccaaccagccaatcaatcagtcactcagttagtcagtcagtcagtcagtcagtcagtcagtcagtcagtcagtcagtcagtcagtcagtcagtcagttagccattcaaccagccagctagccattcaaccaaccagccaataaatcagtcactcagctagtcagtcagtcagtcagtcagtcagtcagtcagtcagtcagtcagtcagccattcaaccagccagctaggcattcaaccaaccagccaatcaatcagtcactcagctagtcagtcagtcagtcagtcagtcagtcagtcagtcagtcagtcagtcagccagtcagtcagccattcaaccagccagcttcTTCcacattcaaccaactagccaatcaatcagacgatcagtcagtcagtcagtcagtcagtcagtcagtcagtcagtcagtcagtcagcccattcaaccagccagcctagccattcaaccaaccagccaatcaatcagtcactcagctagtcagttagtcagtcaggtcaggtgagtcagtcagtcagtcagtcagtcagtcagtcagtcagtcagccattcaaccagccagccagccattcaaccaaccagccaatcaataaTAAGTCACTCAGGTCAATccagatcagtcagtcagtcagtcagtcagtcagtcagtcagtcagtcagtcagttagccattcaaccagccagctagccattcaaccaaccagccagtcaatcagtcactcagctagtcagtcagtcagtcagtcagtcggtcggtcggtcagtcggtcagtcgcGGTCAGCctattcaaccaaccagctgggcattcaaccagccagccagtgatGGTCACTCTGGcttcagtcggtcagtcagtccagtcagtcggtcagtcagtcagttggtcagtcagtcagccagtcggtcaagccattcaaccagccagctagccattcaacaaAAACtggccaatcaatcagtcactccttcagtcagtcagtcaattgaTCGATCAGTCCAGTCGATCAGTCCAAAGTCAGTCGATCAAGCAACGCCAACCAGCCAGCTGGCCATTCAAgcagccagccaatcaatcagtcgcTCAGCTAGTCCAGTTAATCAGTCGGAAattcagtcagtaagtcacagtcagtcagtcagtcagtcagaccaTTCAACCAGCCTTCCAGCCATGTCTAACCAatccagccaatcaatcagtcactaccagttagtcagtcagtccagatcagtgagtcagtcagtcagtcagtcagtcagtcagtcggttagCCATTCAGcaagccagctagccattcgacaaaccagccaatcaatcagtcactccaGCTAGTCAGTCGGTCAAGTCtacagttagtcagtcagtcggtcagtcagtcagtcaaccagtcagtcagccattcaaccaaccagccaatcaatcagtcactcagctagtcagttagtcagtcagtcagtcagtcagtcagtcagttcagccagtcagtcagccattcaaccagccagctagccattcaaccaactagccaatcaatcagtcactcagtcagtcagtcagtcagtcagtcagtcagtcagtcagtcagtcagtcagtcagtcagccattcaaccagccagctagccattcgacaaaccagccaatcaatcagtcactcagctttcagtcagtcagtcagttagtcacgtcagtcagtcagtcagtcagtcagtcagtcagtcagtcagtcagtcagtcagccattcaaccagccagccaggctTAActaaaccagccaatcaatcaagTCACTAAgcgtagtcagtcagtcagtcagtcagtcaggctcaGTCACGGCtcgtcagtcagccattcaaccaaccagctagccacccaactagctaaccagccaatCAATTGGCCActagctagtcagtcagtcacacacacacacagtcagtcagtcagtcagtcagtcagtcagccattcaaccagccagctaggcattcaaccaaccagccaatcaatcagtcactcagctagtcagtcagtcagtcagtcagtcagtcagtcagtcaacagtcagtcagccattcaaccaaccagctaggccacccaactagctaaccagccagtcaatcagtcactcagccagccagtcagtcagtcagtcagttagtaagccagctggaagcaagccagccagccagccagtcagctcagtcagtcagtcagtcactcagccagcgagtcagccggccagccagtcagttagttctgtgggctcTGTGTATGGTtctctggtgggcgtctgtttgggtttgtgttaggttcagctagcccctctgtttggtctgtgctttggtctctgggccatagatgcagcaagaccggttcaaaattccaagcactgacgcactgcacaagactaccacctcatgcctgtttggtgtgaaagagttctgctgggacaaatgacctacacagcagtctcttgtatcagtcccccagatgtgttcctggaagctcagtgttatggatgcagtgtgacatgctgacttagggaaggctgtcttgtcgtggctgcacctgctgctgtggctaagaaaaggctgtgtttgtttgagaaGTGCTGtaactggtcatgctgggaagtgtacaggtcaccattagtagtagaaatgtttgCACTAGAATGgtaaattagttgggaaatgtaatgcatagattattggcagggaaaagatggtgagcagggatgctgggacgtgcttcactgtgcaccgtggtggccgccccttggtgcttggcggtaccttatagggcatcaaggggcagttattgtagtctcatcttacagcaaaacaagtaaaagaaaaaaaaaaaagtagtaataataataataatataaaaaatttttttatcattgtcttgatgagcacaaatctttcccctgccaatacataaacagcacatttttcactaaatttcaccattgtagtacacaccACGTTAtcactagtaatgatgacctgtagactttccaggcatgacaacacttgaaacacaaccattttgttagctacagcatagagcagccaccagacagccttccctccacgtcagcatgtcacacactgaatctgtcagtctgctttcaagaacacatgagggactaacaggagttgccaatGTACTTAATTTtccctgcagattctttcacaccaaggatgtagcaagttggaagtctgtgattgtaactatcctgctgaatttcagcttctattctaatctctacttaatctccatatagttccattttggccataagtcactgtttacttaatcgaatccctcctaagacactgcacttttttcagattatagagctgatgaGGTCTCGGTGagggggttgacaggccttggtgaGGCTTAGaggagggccttggtgggggctgacagggtttggtagggcttggcaggggtgacagcaaaggcttctgtttaaaatctcacatctcaagccacctcattacttgagaggtgacaaagggcttggcagagcttggaCGAGGGagttggtagaggtgacagaggcaggcaggagtgacaggggatgacaaggaacacctcaaaattaatggtacacgcatgtacagaccgactgcccctctaaaaaaatgcttcaaactttccttgttttgtataagctttgAGCACcttggtacactcacgggcacacagcacccccgggccgctGTCCCCCCAACACCtccaggactcgggaaaggggggtcccccaggccgggatggaaataaataaataaaaataaaagctggaaccggccttacctttcttgagggcgtcttctttatggctctgtacatatttccacggtggcacacgctactagccgccccctggacacgcctctcgccaccacctcacgcatgtacagaccaaAGACTGctccctctctgaaaagcaacaaattcagccctatatcaagtctgactcgtgcctgtttacatttctctgctagtctctgtcagggctcaggcgtgtagaatgaaagaatgatagaaaacgaaagattttcaggggaaactagttataagtctattataaaataccgtgatacaaccactaataaatgtcttaataatgcactttttcctaacagtatactgaggtcgacaaactgaaaggctttggagtagtcaacaaagattGATTTctactaattaattgcttggtatgtcagtcactttgaatcgtctttttgccttgtgactaatttttaatgtc is from Scylla paramamosain isolate STU-SP2022 unplaced genomic scaffold, ASM3559412v1 Contig139, whole genome shotgun sequence and encodes:
- the LOC135099515 gene encoding probable type III restriction-modification enzyme HindVI Mod subunit; the encoded protein is ASQSVSQSVSQSVSQSVSHSTVSQSVSQSVSQSVSQLA